AGGTATAAGCtttcaactatttaaaagatttttttttcttcactttaaGCTAATCACACCTaatcaaggttgtcaaaatcgggatcctacgtaggatcatTGAAGGTAGATGGGATTGTAGATCGTAGGATCGAATCGTAAATTGTAAGATCTTacatatttttagatttaaagcaaaaaacacattgataataactttttatgttgaataatcatgtaaaatataaattcattcaTAGAAAAACTAagatttgcatcatatgatataatttgcatgtcatacaTCGCTAAATCTAtactaacaaaacaaatatatttaagttttgatccaatgtatctaaaaaattcaataaatgtttaattagcaaccaaataccaaaatatttatcaaaacacatggaaaatattttccaagttctaagttccaagttgaaatccaaaacaaattagcaaatggaaactagctaactacaatatgaaattcaaAAGTTAGATGAATATTAAGGTAAAGTGAAcgtttaatttttctcattctaaGGTTCCTATAACTACCATCCTAAATTCTTAATCATCATCTATAtagacattatatatttgtataataGAGTTGTAAAAGACATCAAGATACAATTTCacactcaactattcaagttataccactcaacaacaattaaagagcatgctaaaaataataatcaatcaatatacaaatacaagcataactaataaaattatatgtaaattttttttttagtaatattagaatacaaaatagtatattgatcaaacaaatttaacaacgTTATAGCTTAAAGGTAGCAAAGCcaacttcaaaattttcatttagaaatgatgaagtattccttcattttgattacaagtgcactagaaactaaaaaatatttgcTTAGGTAaacataatttataaaaataaaagaaaaatccataCCACCCtagcataaaataaaaaataaaaacccttcaagcttcatcaaaaaaaaaaattatcccataaaaaacaaaaaaaaaaaaaaaaacaaaacaaaaatttacgATTTTGGTAGGATCTCAtacgatcctacgatcctaCACAATCCTACGTACAATCCGATCAATTTTACAGTCTTAGTGCAATCATAAACGTTTTGGTAAGGTGAGATCGTAAAATCATACGATCCTATGATCCTGATcacgattttgacaaccatgcaCCTAATCACACCATTCACACGTGAACCTATAATCTTTGATAATGAAGGTTTAAAAGAGTGCCTAGTACATGGGCATACAATTATACTTATATTGACTCTATTTTTATGGACAAAAATTAGGTACAACACTTAGTGTTTTTCCTTAGGTTCTTCTTTTAAGATTTAGCTATaaggattttttctcatgggttggaagtgtatttttagttaaatacaGCCACATGGCCGAATCTTAAGAGGTGGAATCTAAAGAACAATACCtaagtactgtatctaagttttgtcatattatgtgggttctagttagatcaaatagtaaagtctctgatggtttaGTAAGAGATTTaaggttcaatccccgcctacaccagaaaccaattggtgtcttgatttaataataaagagttatcatcaggagcagacgtcataagttgaaattctttaaaaacaaaagttttgccatattttttattattactaaatACTAAAGGTTATATATACTTTTATTGACTTTGAACAAGCTGAATCCTGACAAATtgaatttgtgttttgtttgtttattgtcTTTGTGCACAGGGAGATAACACAGATGTACCACATGTTAcctcttaagattcagtcaAGTGTCTTTTTTCTCGTGGGTtagaagtgtatttttaattaaatacagttatatggctgaatcttaagaggTGGAATTTAAATAACAGCACCTAAGTactaaatttaagttttttcttatttttattattaagaaatACTAAAGGTTATAAATACTTTTATTGACTTTGAACAAGCCGAATCCTAACAAATtgaatttgtgttttgtttgttcattGTCTTTGTGCACAGGGAGGTAACACAGGTGTACCACATGTGCATGTGCCCTTCCATCTCCTGTTTAATATGCCTTAGAACATtgaataaaacattttaataatACAAATTGTATGGGATAAAAACCGAGCTTAGGGCTGGACTTTTATCTAGGGTCttatacaattaatttgtagagaTGGGAATGCGGGCCAACCCAATGGCTTCTTAGGATAACAGTTTGGTAGGAAAGAATGGGTCCAAAGATTGCACAACATTTATTGGAATTGAGATTGAATGAACAAAAATTCTTATTTATATTTCTCTTCAGGACAACCGAGGAAGAACTTACAACTTCTGTTCTtaattctctttctctctcttgcttAATCCTTGTTCATATGGTGTCTTTCCTCTTTTATAACCATCTGATCTTCATCTTAGCCTTCCACTTGCAGGGCTGTTAGCCCCTTTcttggatacttgtcccatcctAGCTTGGATGATGGTGGTAGAGCTAGATACAGGCTGTATGGACACTGTTCAGACGTCATTTTTGTCATTAATGCGGTAGACTGAGTtgttgcagtgcatttaatgcgaaggTAATGGTTGCTTTACGTGGaagtttcctctctttctcaccCGCATTTGTTTCTATGGCCTCCCTCAACACTTTCTCTCTCCATTCGGACGGCCTCCTCCTTATCTCCTACAGGATACCCTTTATGGGGCTTCCTTGGGTGGGATGTGCTTCTTAGGCTCTTCGTTTGATTGGTCAAGTAAAGCTTTTTGGGTGGGCTGAGCCTAGTTTCACGGTGAATTGGGCCAAGTCTCTCTTTAGTCCTACCTTGGTAAGGGCATCCCTCCCGACCTCCCACAACAATGTTATTACATTAATGACGTATCTAATGTGTAAAAACACTGCTTGCAAGCtgatccaaatatatatatatatatatatatgtggggacTATGacccaaaataatgtattgggctttgggccttgtccgaggacatTAACAAGTCCGAGGAGAGAAACACGACTTAGATTATCTACGTTACAAGCTTCATCAATGGGAGACAAAGAGAAGAAGGTCCAAGGAGAAACTCCTCCTCGAACACGACAGACCCCGACCAAGTGTATATTCAAGCAGTTGAAGTACGTCCCCTAAATACGTGAAagggaagaaaactcaaaatatctaaggtaaaactgccaccaccacattaaatgcactgcaactacttttctagccgcatttatgtggagaagacccttgaacagtgttgtcttggctgctacaacTCACAGAAGACTGAAAGGGGTGTCTAATGGGATGGGTGCTCAAGTGGGAGTCCAGGTGATCAATAAGtgtaaggtccagatgatcaggAAGAGCCTATATAATGTGGAAAAACCCCCCATGAAGAGGGGgcagcaaaaaaagaagaagagaatactgtagcatgTAAAAAAACCCTAATGTGGTGATCTGTATTTCCAAGTAAAATTCTAGTCTCCTCGGACGAAAGGTCCTTTGATCATAAtagcttttttttcttgtctgaTTGTTTCTTAACCCAAGCAAGCCGTTGCTCAACTCATCTAAACTTAGTTGtttgacccatactctacaaaattcattgtattggacttTTTGGACCAGGATTCTATACAGTTCGAGCTTGAGCTCCAAACTTtctccctacaatatatatatatattatttatataattcgAGTTTAGTTGGGCCTAGTGCCTTAATTATTTTGTACAATAGATCCAAGGTCGATCCTACACAATTATTTTGAAGTCAGGAGTAATGTCATGttcacacaaaatttgacaaagtTTTATACATCAATTAAGTTATATGGTTAAAAGTTTTTACTATTTCCTATCTAGATTCATcataaacattattttttaacatactACTGACAATTTGCAATATCAACcagtgtcaaattttttgtttttgtaacttttttaattggagAATAATTATAGTACCAAATCCTTAGCTACAACTATTTTCTGTAATAGACTATAATCggttgtcttttatttttagataaaaccactgttttaaaaaccggaccggaccggccgGTTCAACCGGGAACCGGAGGCCAATCCGGTCCGGTTAAAAGGTCAATAACCGGTCAATAACCGAAAAACCGGCCAAAAATCGGTCAAAAACCGGGATTGAAccggaaattaaaaaaaaaacggttctttgaccggttcggtttttaaaaccatgaataaaactatcattttttttttttttttgataaatctgTTATCTTTTCTTCATCCCTTATGATCAGAAACGTGAAACGAAACATGACAAAAATATGCGTAAAAGTATTGCCGAAATTATTCCAATCATTAGCGGAGGAAGCCATGCCTAGCGCGTGAAGCTGTCATCAATCATCAATCAATAACGGGAAAATTGTGGATCTAGCTACGTGATTGTGTTAGGCCAATGATTTGACTTGGGCATATATTTTTCTAAGGAAGACAAAGATgccaaggaaaaataaaaaataaaaagagaaaaaggaatgaAGGAAAAGATTTTTGAATATCTTGGGGCATGATTCCACCGAGTCAAAGCACATTTTGCAATATATTCTTCTTGGGTTACTCAATGGAATTTATTTCCTAGGGAccattttccttctctttctaTCATTTTCCTCGTGGAACCAAAAGACATAATCCCCTAATAATGTATTTTCACTTTTCATAGTGGCATTGCATAACGGACGGCATGATGATGTCAATAATTAATACCCTTCAATTATTACTCCTTCCGTCCcattttgtttgtcctgtttaaaaagtaaaacattttaagggaatatcatttattatcaaaatgtataagtttacaaaattacccttaaataaatttatcaactttttttaaaaagagttattcttaatgaggctgagaggtataataggaatattaataaactaataacttttattttcagaaataggacaatattttgggacattccaaaatataaaggacaaacaaagtgggataGAGTGAGTATCATTTATCACCATATGTATTGCATCACTTTCTTGATGGCAGATATTTATGAGAAACTTATAGTTTTAATTAGCAGGTATATATGTGTAATGTGTGTATATTAATCTGTTGCATAATCAATGTCATGCAAATTTGGGTTGTCGACttgttaaagaaaaaataaaaaataaaaagaaaatgttagtttggagataaatttttttaaaatcttttatattttttattggttgtgaattttaagaatttaaTCGTTGAACtatatgttcttattatatcttcTATACTCAcaaactaaagaaaatcaaagatcaataactatgtcatcaattaaatatttaaatttcaaattttttataatctaaaattattcataaaaaataaattattgattgaatagtaaGTCCcgattgaaaaaaatttgacatgcatgttaagaacataagaacatgcaatccaattattagattttcaaaattcaaatataataaaaagatattgaagaagtttaaaggatttttctttaagtaaccttgtaaaaaaaagagaaaaaaatacttcaattttctatctttggaggaaaagaaggaaagtaaataaagaaagaaagaaaaaaaaaaaatatatatatatatatatatgtgtgtgtgtgtgcgcgcgcgtaCACACACGCATTTACATTATTTTTCATTGGTAAGATCACTCTTATTCTCAATTTCAATCTTTGACTTTTGAGTGAGAGGGGATAGCTAGGTTAGCCTACTAAAGTCAATTAACAATGCATTATCTTCAACTTCTCTTCAAGGAGTATTTTACAGTGGTATGTAATATTTCTCTTATATTGGGTGTAACCAATAAATTTGAGACTCTCTCTTACATGAGAGGatgattgaaaaaataaatgatggaACTAttcaaattaaactaaaatcactttttctttcctccccttatacttttttttggatagttttattttcatttttagaaaattatattttaaatagtaTAATTTATAACTATTCAAATTAAATCCTGTCACTTGAAAAGTTTCTTCAATTGAAATCATTACTAAAATGAATGGCTCTTAAATCTGCCGAAGATCAtacgattaaaaaaaaaaaaaaaaacttaacctTTAAGGCTTTAACTCATTAGCCAAAAAGTAgaggagaaaaataattattcaaagtTGTGAGTTGAGACTGTGTGCACGAGCGTTGGGATGATTCTGAAGTTGACATGCAACTATGTAAAACCCATCTTGTACTccgatttatatatatttggtatACCAGTCAaacatatgtttttaatttttaattaatattacacatgtattttcacacactttttgattcacatgtatttttacacatatttcaaacacatattttcagtttttaaatacaCGTACCAAACATTCTATAGACTTTATAAAAGACCATATGACCATCTCTCTCTTAGTCACTACACACATTGTTCGAGATAGTACACCACTTAAAcacatgattttattttttaaataatattacacatatttttacatacttttttaCCTACACATATTTCTAAGGGAAATACTAATAAGTATCCTTAGGGAACTGgttaaaaattcaattaaagaaagtttttatggaaaaaaaaaagtaattaatattttgacaacttttttcactttttataaaaataatgtcaaaactttctttaactagaTACTTAATTAGTGCCTAAAGACACCCATTAACATcttttctaaatatatattttcaattttttaagtgatATATTAAACACAGCATAGCCTTTTTGAAAGACCATCcgaccatctctctctctcttagtcaCTGCACACATTGTTCGAGATGGCACGAGCAGATGTCAGTTGGACCAACCTACTTTTTTGAATCTTTAAGATGTTTGACTCCGTTCTAGTCTACTCTACCTATCTATTCCTATTCCTCTGCTTCTGTTTACACTTTACACAgctcaaagaaacaaaatatatatgccATTGCTCATTTGCGAATGACGGACCATTGTAATCCACGGAGTCTTCTCATTCCGGGTAAAACTCTAACAtttgagccaattttatattgtggaTTCTGTAACCGGTATGCTATTTCCCATAAGCATCCATGTAATTCTCCACAAAAtccttttgatccttttgatggTTATCCATCCGATGCTCCCTCTACTGATTGATGAGGTCACTACTGCTACAAGACTGATGCCACTTTATTTGTCTGGTTTGCACAAaagtcaaaatattttattgtcctTCAAATATGCTGCGAAAAATCCGGAACTAATTCATGATACTCCGGATTTTGCGGAAAATTTTGATTCCcctatttgtctagcctgcacaacGACCACTATTTGTCTAGCCTACACAACGGCCAAATCTATTTCAATATTCAAAATGAGTTTGAAAAGCACAAGCCATGATGGTAGAGATGAGATGATGCTCTGACAAAGGCTTCTTTTATGCCAACACAAGATGTCACCTTTGAAGTCTTTTTAGAAAAGTATGGAGCATCTACGTACTTGATGGTGGCATACattggtctgtttggatagaacttattttgctgaaattgaaaactgaaaactgaaaacactgtagtaaaataatttttaaatgtatgaatagtattgtaggactcatttttaataaaaaaaatagatgaaaaatgtaatttgtgggatctgtgaacagtgcatgagtACACTGTTTACTGCTGACTTAGTCAAAATGTGCggctgaagcaaaaaaaaagaaaaaaaaaagaaaaaaaaaaaagaaaggaaaacgcACATGGCCCAGAAAACGCAACACAGAAACGTGGGATCCAAACTGCCCCTATATATTATAGGATTCCGTTTTTATTATACACAAACTTTTTAtacaaagccaaaaaaataacaatttatgCAACAAATATTACCCAATATTATATGCAATAGAAGCTGAAATTCTTGTGTGTACTTACTGCACGCATGGGTTTCTGCCCTCTTTTacccatctctttttttttttttttttttttggtaatttgttaTTGCGGGGGCTCAAACCCCCGAGTTAGTGAACACCGAAGGTATCGAGTACCACTCAGGCAACTAGGCCGATGGTTCTTTTACCCATCCTTCAAATGGTCCCAAACTAGACATTTGTACTTTGAAATCATTGAACAATGGTACCGACTACAGAGtaataattttcatatatatatatatatgtgtgtgtgtgtgtgtgtgtgtgtacattACAATTTTCAATATGATATACTCCGTGAACATGATTAATTGGATCCGGTTAATATATGTCCTTAGAATACacattaatcatttatttttggaaacattttataagaaattgaaaaagttgtcaaaaaagttgataacttttttcatttttccataaaataatttctaaaattgtttattaatgtATACCATAAGGCACACGTTAGTAAAACTCTAATTTTAATTAGtataggacaaagtttagctaatTAGCCcctaatcaatttaaaattatctCCTCAAATACACTTAATGAATTCAATTATCCATATGTTTTTTTAAACACATCACACGATTTGTTAAAAAGATCATATAACTTAAATTAAGAATGGGCGGTTTCTTCAATCGTTGCATAACGAGTTGGATGATATTGTTCAAAACCAGTTTTGGGCTAAACTTTTCCTTTTAGTATAATGTCATTTTCTTATTACATTGTTGcttatatcatttttattgtaaatTAATCATAATTTGTCATCTTAGCGGTTATAAATGATGATGTGAAAAATAATagtatgaaatttgttgtgacATCAAACTCATGGATATATGTGTACACACACATGACTAcaactttttttacaaaaattttaacgTAGTCGATTGACTagttactattatttttatatgaagcccctacttttttttaccattaaaaaaaaaaaaaagaggaaattaCACttccaccctaaactatacctcatatttcattttgcaccctaaacttttcgaatgcaccctaaactatgactcTTGTTATACTTTGCACCTTGACGTTAAGTTTACCGTTAACTTGGATGAAAATTTAAAGTTTAGGTTGCAAAGTGTAATTAAAAGCCTAATTTatggtggtaaagtgtaatttctcatTTGTTTTAAGGGATTAATTAAGAAGAGGGGTAATTAGGTCTTTTCATGTTATGCCATATTTTCCATCCAATTTATTGACAAATTTGATGTTGAGATGCAAGTGTAATAAGGATTATAGTTTAAGGTGCAAAATATGCATTTGAAAAGTTTAAGTTGCAAAGTATAATAGAGTATATAATTTATAGTTGTAAAGTgtaatctcccattaaaaaaaaaaaaaaaaaacgtgtaaGCTTGTGATTGAAATACTTCACTTAAAGAGTTAAAGGTCTCTTCTATGATTATAACTTTTGTGCTAcaattttaaggtgatcaacTATGAGTGGTTGCCCATCACTGTTATATAGACCTACTACTTTAATTTTCACCATTCAcatgtgtcagcttgtgattGAATTATTTCACTTATTAAAGAGTTAAAGATCTACCAATATTACttagtgaaaactgaaaagtaatCCAATCCTCACTTAATACATGTGCAAATCATGACAACATGTGTGGCCATAGATTTTTCTTATAACAACTTTTGTGCCACAATTCTAATGTAATTGGTTGTGAGCGACTGCTTACAACATTCACATGaacccccatttttttttttttttgccaccaTTCATATATGGTTAACCGCAAAATTTGTATTAACAGAGTTATTATcttttcctatatattttttcatttcaaacaCTCTCTCTTATACTCCATTAATTCTGCTTTTTATTGTTTATGGGCAGGCAAGAAATAAAGCGAATCCCACACAATGGAAATATGGATAGAGATCGAAGAGAGACAGTACAGTAGTCATGGATATCTTATCATTCTTTGTACAGTGTATAATGGCACTTGCTCCTTGGAGTGTAGTTAGGATGTGATGCTCAACGTATTTAATACAGGATACAATGGCAATTAAGCATCCTCTTAATTTGTACAATATCACGTACACtctctttgaaatttcacaATTTTGGTCTGCCTACATGACAATGAAAGGACCTGAGTTCCAAACATGCGTACCAAAGGCACTCGCGGATTTTATGTTCACATGACAGCAGACTAGTTTTTGACTAggtctctttttctctcttttgacCGAGGGCCATGTCATGTGCGCCGGACCAAtaatgttgtttttttattttttatttttaattgatggGAAGACtaaaacttttattaagaaaaattagataaaagATACATTATTGCTCTAGAAAGTAAGGGGTCTCTTCCATCCAAGTCAAATAATCTGCAATACCTAGTGTGTGTTTTGCTAATAAATGTGTAAGCCTATTACCTTGCATTTTCACATGGGAAAAATCGATTCTATCTAAAGGCCCACAAGACATTAGAATACCCCACACAATAGATGTTATCATGGATGGTGGTGTAGAGAAACCATAGAGTGCATTGTAAACCACCAAAGAATCACCTTCAAGGATGAAGTCTTGGACACCCACATCTCGTGCAAACTCTAGCCCCACTTCAAACGCCTTAGCCTCCACTTCTAGAGCAACCAAAGGAGCATTGAATTTCCTGCTTAGAGCAACAATAACTTGCCCATTTGAATCTCTGATCATCACTCCCACACCAGTAGATTTTTGAGCCGAGAAGATTGCATCGTCGACGTTAACTTTATATCTCGCCGTTGGAGGAGGAGACCACCCAACAACCTGAGGCACCACTAGAATGGGATCCGCTTGGTTTGCTTCTTGAAACTCCTGTAAATATTGATGAGACCATTGGAACAAAGCCTCAGCACTCTTCTTTCTTCCGCCATGCCAAACCTCGTTACGATTAAACCACATCGCCCATGCCATAGTCACCACCAGTTCAGCGtccttttccttataggagtccgaCATCATTATCTGCCATAACAAGTCGTGGAATGAGGTAACTTGGGACTGATCAAAATGAAACCTTAGTGATGATGCTGGAAATATgcccaccagtgagtcacacgttcctcgtacgatcgcGAATGGCACCTGCgcaacgaaaaggaataacctagcagggagtaccggtgtggtaccggccaaacaccctccgaaggtcaagttagaattattctcactgctctagagtgctagagagggtaaattatgcgtaccttgggtcACGAGGGTGCTAAGGTTTATATAGTAGCAAGGGTCATCCcttttttccttggagtagaagtcttttccttataggagtccctttgggcgtattttgcgggatcctttccttataggagtccttttgaATATTCTCTAGCGTGGGAAACAAGTCAACTCTTGACTTATAACGTGGGAAGCAAGTTAACTTTATGCTCGGTCCGTCATCCTCAATGTACctccttcagctttttgggcgtcACTTAGTGAAACCGTCAATCTCGGATGCCGTCAGCTATGACTGTCAGCTATCGCTCCGTCTGTTTACTTATGGAAGACAGCATAACACCGTCAGTCTGAGGCTCTccttttatccttatcagttgccccctactctACATGTTCGACACTTAAAATCGTCAGCATGTggagttaaaaaagaaaaagaattatgaATGACTCCTTGAGCCGCGAGCTATTTAATGCAAGGTCACGTGGCACGCAGTCGTTGGCCTTGTTTCTGGGCACGGGCGTCGCCTCGCATTTCGTGCGTTTTCCCCCTATATAAATATCACACCTTATTGTTTTATTTCGCCATTTCAACCTCGCAGATCTTTCAAGAGAGAAACCGTCGCTCTTACTAACGATTCGTTCCGTCAACTTTCACCAATACCGTCATTCTTAAGGTTGTTTCACTTATTCAAGATCTATTTCACCCGTAAGTTCCTCTTCCCTTCTCTttgcttctctttttatttttacttttgctcaaagaatattttatttaagaacGTCAGTCTAGGGACTTAGGGTgtatccgtcacttgtaggtagtcagatgtcaagtgacgcgtcgagtgatcagtcgtcagtccgcgacGGAGTGGGCTACGACGAAGTTTTTGGCTCAGGTCAAGAGTCCGACGGCTTTTCTGAGTCGTCAGGAAAAGAAACGTCAGCCCAATCCCTTAGTATTGATGTAGAAGACCGTGTCGAGGGAGTTAGGGAAAAAGCTTTAAGTGAAGTTGAGGTTGAGGGGATCGATGAGGAAGTTGTTGATGACGGTAACTGGGAGGAAGGTGACGAGGAGATTGATAGCGACGGAGATAGAGGTGGTAGTGACGGTAGTGAGGATGAGGGTGACGAAGAGTCCAGTGAGGGAACTTCAGGGAGTTCTGGAGGTAATCGTCCCTTTATCCTTCTGGAGGAGTGGGCCGTCAATAAATTTCTCCCAAAGATGAGCAACAGAGTTTTTTCTGAGTTGCGTATTCGTTTCCAAATCCCAGATCACATTCCTCTCTGTCTccctaaaaagaatgagaagtgttatacaGGGAGAACGGCTGATGTGGGAATGTACGATGCCATGTTCGCAGCTGGCCTTAGACTTCCACTAACGGCTTTACATCGTCGGCTGGCGGATTTCTTAGGATTATCCGTCAGCCAGATTTCTCCGAATGCCTAAAGGATCTTTATTGGTGCTGAGGTTCTTTGGGGTCGCTTGAGTGGGGGGAACCGTCAACTTTTGCTTGACGAGTTCTTTTACTGCTACAGACCTCAGCATAAAGTATCCGCCAAGGGGACATATCACTTTGCACCTCGTGAAAAGAGCTTAAGATTAGTGTTTGATATGCCGGATTCGAATAGGAATTGGAAgaatagatttttctttgttaaggggacggactgggtgtgCCGCCCGAATGAATGGGACACGTTGCCCgggggttattttgataacacaTGGGCTTATATTAGGGAGTCAGGTTGCCcccgtctctttctttttaccgTCGCTTTCCATTTTCCAGGTAACTTTCACCGTCTCTTTTAACACCGTCTGTTCTCTTT
This genomic stretch from Quercus robur chromosome 4, dhQueRobu3.1, whole genome shotgun sequence harbors:
- the LOC126721636 gene encoding uncharacterized protein LOC126721636; translation: MSDSYKEKDAELVVTMAWAMWFNRNEVWHGGRKKSAEALFQWSHQYLQEFQEANQADPILVVPQVVGWSPPPTARYKVNVDDAIFSAQKSTGVGVMIRDSNGQVIVALSRKFNAPLVALEVEAKAFEVGLEFARDVGVQDFILEGDSLVVYNALYGFSTPPSMITSIVWGILMSCGPLDRIDFSHVKMQGNRLTHLLAKHTLGIADYLTWMEETPYFLEQ